The Biomphalaria glabrata chromosome 7, xgBioGlab47.1, whole genome shotgun sequence region tcaactctgaaggaacatccgaaacatgtaaacattttacaaacaaacattttacaaacactacgTAGCAAGGCCGGACTTACGCATTGTGAGGCCCTATATTccaaacggatttcgcggggccaagttttgggtagggaagcggacggTAAatcaaatttaagagtttgtattagaaaataaattcgtctttgcattttattcattctttactaggTATAGAATTACTTTACGGGCCTTGAgtatagcaaagtcatacagtatatcataataattctgtttcctacatagatcccgctcaatagcaagaattaccaaatgtttcaatgtatctttgagaattgttgacctcctggtaaatcgacatgaGGGCGCGGggaatctgttttaagttaaaaaaaattgtttaatttaataatatatacaccttgaattagcgcaggtcctatgaaagtgcggatcctttgaaagtgggggaccactgcggtcgcataggttgcagttgcCTAAGACCGGctatgcaaaatagcggcgtattcatacgccgccggtcgactagtatgaGAGAATTTGATTGGTTCAAACAAGTGGAAATTTAGTTGGTCTACAGTTGTCAAGCTTAGCATTACCACAACAATAATAATGAGATAgatcagcagttctcaaccttttaagctcggcgacccctttttacaatccaccactgtgccgcgaccccccccaacacacacacacacatacagaaatagaagagtagacaataacaatccatattttcgatggtcttaggcgacccctggcaaatcgtcaatcgacccccaagggggtcgcgatccacaggttgagaacccctgagatAGATGGACATATAACAACATGCACAAAACTtgacaaaacacacacaaacacacacacacacacacacaaccaacGCTTGATGAATTGGGGCCCCTATGTACTTTTTAGGTGACGTCGAATGACCTTGATCACAAAAAGGTTAAGGTCAGCACGTACGCCCCAGGCTCTGGTATGACGTGATCTATTAGACATCTTAGTGTCACTTAGAAACGTAAAAATGAGTCTTTCTTTGACTTGATGACTTGAGCGTGACAAAGTGATGTTTAATAATGTCTTGAACGTGACAAAGTCGTTAGATTATGACTTGAAAGTGACACTGAGATGGAATGCAATGACTTAAACGTGACACTTATATGTTAGATGATGACTGAACGTGGTACTAAGATGTTAGATAATGACTTGAACGTGGCGCTAAGATGTTAAAAAATGTCTTGAACGTGACACGAAGATGTTAAATAGTGACTTGAACGTGACACATAGATGTTAGATAATGATTTGAACGTGGTACTAAGATGTTAAATAATGACTTGAACGTGGCACTAAGATGTTAGATAATGACTTGAACGTGGCACTAAGATGTTAGATAATGACTTGAACGTGGCACTAAGATGTTAGATAATGACTTGAACGTGACACATAGATGTTAGATAATGATTTGAACGTGGTACTAAGATgttaaataaaaacttgaaagTGACACTGATATGGAAGATAATGAGTTGAACATGACACTAAGATGTTAAATAACTGCTTGAACGTGACACAAAGAAGTTAGATTATGACATGAACGTGACACGGATATGTTAAATAATGACTTCAACGTGATACTGAGAAACAGTAGGTAATATATTGAtgaataaactttgtttttaactataaataattgtgatTCTACAGTTACAGAGAAAATTTTTCAACCGCTACTAAtatttactgcaaatactgattatatcagcaaaaaagggcagcaaagattacgattactaggaaaactgtcctcgtttaatgttagcgaaaaggccttggctatgttttatcacgctcacatctgcaatattttcagtttcaatatcactgcctggtatggcaatctgagcattaaaaataagaataaactttatagaatcctaaatgctgctggtaaaatcattggcaaaaaacaaaccccatttgggcagttgtttgagacaaacatctataaaaaagctaacaagatcctcgaaataaagaatcacccattgtgtcaggattttgtgattttaccatcacaaaagagatacaagacaccgatagcaaagacaaacagacacaaacactcatttgttcccctggcaatcaaatcattaaaaaagaacaatcaggtataaactttgtcgcatgtaaattatgagtgagtctggtgtgaatgtacactttggtttcttatagttataatgttttttgtttggtgtaatgcacaaattgtaagacaaatttccttacggataataaagattattattattattattaatattaatcaaCTAAATGAGAGAATTaacgtatcttatcttatcttatcatatcttatcttatcttatcttaaaagtGTCAGCTGTATCCTCAAAGAAGAAAAGAAGTAGGTCTCTTGTAAAtaacactagatctatttatttacgTTGTAAGActttattataggcctacctaGTCGTGATTTTATTATcactaagcttatatcaacgcattctgtctgtctttctgtctgtctggtaaaaagtttgaacacgttatttttcctaAACCATTTCTCGGAtcgagttgaaactttaaacaataatttattgtacctaacaaagcatgaatcatttaaaaacataaccgattagtcaattaattattcgtaattaattaatttgtttgatatcgaaaaatgACTTCAACATTCTTGATTGATAtcgttgtaagtgcggagttcttccccatagataagttttttttaatgtttgttttaaaatatcactttctcagaaagtttgttattttatttttctatactGTTAATcagttttgtttaattttcaatttgtttttttcagacgCCATGTTGACACTGGCCAATGTTCTTCCGGGTTGCCGGGTTCATCCTGGTTCCAGTTCCGGCCTGCAAGACTCTCATGCCAACATTGATTTTCAAGCGATGGGTTCGCGTGTCTCTCTGACTGGACAATGCCCTTTGGAATACTTCGGACACGCCTTCTCCAGCTACGGGCATGGTAACCCTCTTCCAGCCACGCCCTTTTCCGACAACATTCGATTGACTCCTTCTTGTTGCAACCCTGTCGTAACTCAAAGGCCAGTCATCCAGATCTACCCCACATTTGTTAACGTCACGAATGTGCAGGGTGAACCACGTCGCACGCAGCCAACGACACACCAAGGGAAACCAAGAAGCTTATTCAGTCTAGAATCAGGGGCGGCCAGACAAGGTCGTCTTCCGCCGATTTCTATGTTTTCATCCTTGGCTCATCGTCCCCTCGCCCACAATGCCCCTGTTAGTAAAATTTGTGGCGACGCCTCTGGTAGTAGCGAAACAGGCTTTGAGTTGAACACTGTCAACGAGCCATCCTACTTGAATCAGTTTCAATATTCGGTTCAAATCGTTCAAACTAAGGATACGAATCAAGTTTTGAAATCGACCAGGGTTGTCAAAAGTAAAAGCAGCATTAGAAAGAGGGTCACTAGCTCCGTCAGTTACTGCAAGAAACTGAAAGGGATGGTCAGCGCTGACCTGACACACAGCATTGCGTCCATTCTTAAAACGACCAAACAGATCACTGATGCTGACCCTAGCGCAGAGCGAACGCCACGTGCGCCCCTAGGTGATGATGTCATAAGGAACAGGGAGCTCAAATATTCAAATTCTGACGGCCACCTCGTCAGCAGTGACGCAAGCCTCGAGGAAACTGATGACGACATAGATGTGACGTCATGCAGCGGGGATGAGCTCGACCATGACGACGAAGTCAGCGTCGTAGCGTCACCATCTCAAAACGAGGCCGACTTCCTGAGGCAACACGATGAAAAAAAGATGGACGGCTACCGATGTGACATTGAAGCTAATCACAAGGGagataaatcaaaacaaagtcATGAGGATGACATGACGAATTCAAAGGAGGATCTGTCCGCGCTTGATACTCATATACTGCAATACACAAAGAATGCAAAAACTGAGGATTTGAATATGATGAATCATAGTCATTGTGCagaagactctagatctagcccTCCCATAAGATTGAAATCAAACCTACCCACAAAAACGCTTCCTCCGATTGAGTCACTGTGCCAGCCCAGTGTACGCAACAACCAAGATGGCCGCAGCGCTTTTAAGCCGATTGCCAAAAACTGTCAGGGAACTGAAAACCAATGGACTGCGTCCGAAGAGGACCATTCTCCGAATCAAGAAATGTTGCATTTTTTAACAACTGATGCAGTTAGAGAGAAATGTAGTCTCAATAACTGGGAAGCAGAGATTGATATcaacttaaaatataaagaaaatgacaaacaacaacaacagaagcCCAAAGGAGACATTTCCACAACGGATGCCCTTGACATGCTAAGACGTCAGAGTCTTATGTACCAGAATCAGGGATTTCCCGATCATTACAGGACAAACGGGAACCTTCCCAATACACCGTTGGCTTGGTTTCAGTGGTTAAGGCATAGAGACACACATCATGGGCGTCACTTGGGACCCCATCATGCAGAGCCGCCTCACGTGGCCCGTTGCCCGCCTCCGAGGTACTTCTGCGAGGCTTGCAATAAAACGTATTCCACATTTGGCGGGTTATCGAAACACAGGCAGTTTCATTGTGTGGAACACATACGGAAAGAGTTCGCCTGTAACGTCTGCAGCAAATCATACTCCTCCCTCGGCGCCCTGAAGATGCACATCCGCACCCACACGCTTCCGTGCAAATGCCACGTCTGCGGGAAGGCGTTCTCCAGACCTTGGCTCCTGCAAGGTCACGTCCGCACCCACACGGGAGAAAAACCTTTTAGGTGTAGCCACTGCGGCAGGGCGTTCGCCGATCGCTCTAACCTCCGCGCCCACCTTCAGACCCACGCTGAAATAAAAAAGTACGCTTGCAGGAAGTGCGGGAAAACTTTTTCCAGGATGTCACTCTTGACGAAGCATTCTGAAGGCAGTTGCCCTGGCAACAGCAAGACGCTGACTTgaggactatatatatattgtcatgttcaatgtttctttaaaatacCAATACAGTTGACTCTTGATAATCCGACAGTTAAAGGACCGGGAGAGATGGCGTTGGATTATTTGCCGAGTGTGAGATTACCAAAGGTTAGCTGTACTTCAAAGAACCGTATATGTTCCTAGAAAAGTCGCCTAGACATTGACTAAAACGAAAGTTATTGAtctgaaaaatacaaaacatttgaaTTCATGCTTCAGCGTTCATATACTGTACTAAAATACAATTCAACTTTGAAgcctgggattttgaacttctgaatatttaggcggctcctgagtccacccaactctaatgggtacctgatattagttgggggaaaataatgacggttggtcgttgtgctggccttatGGCGCCATTGTCAACACAGAAATAcctgatctttacatcatctgccccatagatcgcaataataattatatgaatTAAACGTGGGCGTCGCATTGGATTACTTATCGTGTTtcattatttggagccttggtTTCTAATTACAAGTTGATCCTGTAAGTCTAAATTTACAAGCAAGGGCAGCAACTTGTTTTTAACtcttagtaataaatataaaaaaaggaatgaGTCGTTTTATGACCTTCTAGACATTGTTTGAACTGGGATTCTTCCCGAGAATTACAATGTTCATTGCTCACTGTTTTCTTCTCTTAAAGTTACTTAATTCTGAATATGCAAATCTTAAAAGGGTGAAATCATGCGCTAATTTGTTGAcgttgtttaaaacaaaaaacaatttacaTAACATTATACTCCACAGTACACTACAGCGCATACAACTAGTCGGCTGGCGGtgtagcagggccggccttatgccAATGCAaactatgcgaccgcagtgagtcccgcactttcataggccccgctctAATTCTAGGTATGaattattaaacaattttataactcataacAGATTTGCCAGGAGCCCCTGGAATCTTATGAAATTGCAGAacatacgaaaaagtcctggaaatatgctaaaaattattaaaatcttttgaaatctcataaaaacctcctgaaatatagacgaaattgtcattttggggtgtcatttcATATCTAAAACGCCGATTGTTCGACCGATTAAAAAAACGAAGCATTTTACAAGACCTTTAACTGTGGCATCTGGTGAAAATGAATTATTTGAGGTCAACCAGTCTCGAGCATTGATCAACATGGTAATTCTTGCTCTAGAGGGTGATCCATGTATGACCTCGCTACAAACAAGGCTCATAATGTAAAATTAGTTTCAGCGTGATTTTTtgcttagtaaagaatgaataaaatgcaaagacgaatttattttctaataggAACCTAATATCCGCATCCTTACACAAACTGGgcccccgcgcaatccgttgcgcatagggccccgcaatagaTAAAACCGGCCCTGGTTGTGAAATTGCTCGTTATCTTATTACAAAGTCTGTTTTTACTCAATCAATGCGCGGTCTCTATCACTTGTTACTCTTGTTTCTCGTTCCAAACCAACCCaacagttaataataataataataatcagaatcagcctacctaggtcgccataaccaagttgcaaagctaatacaagaacacctggctttgacgtacaaattgatcggtaaggatactccttcttattataaatactctccacaAGAGCTTCTccagtctactgaacatctgctgtactgggataggcctattctgaccgacaaaacggtagatttcaatcgcccggatctcctgttcatcgataaaaaagaaaaaaccgctaccattatcgatatcgccgtaccactgtctcataatttaagaaaaactgagatagaaaaacaaagaaaatatgggaacctaggcttggagattaagcgtgtatggaaattgtccaaaataacaatataccccattgttatatcaaccgaggggataataataactgacctcacagacaccttcaaggcccttaacattcctaggaacatcctcgttgcctgtcagagcgcggtactgctgcagacctgccacatcaccagaaaattcctcagtggaaactgttaaagggactacgatgaattttgtttctctttagcgaaactcgaccctggcagcgccagagaatgactactcgttcatttctaacataataataataatctttattgtctgttcaacacagttcttcatagcattgaataaacaCTGGCTTCAGCTTGTGTCTTTTGACTGAATTTCTTTAATTATtgccatttaaaataatcttcgtttactttaaactttttagtatgacgtttagagacaatgtttctttagcctttTCATTATAAGCTATAATAATCAAAAGTTTAAACtatttctataaatatttacaaatatttatttttaatatgtttggATTTTGATACGTAAGATGTGTGGACACACCTAATTTTTTTAGGTGTTTACAGGCCACAGTAATTTACCCACCCCTGTTCTTGACTATAATTTGTTAGAGAAATCCACTTCACAGACTCCCTATGTTTCTTGTATGCATCATATAATGTGAAAAATTCGTAATATATGAACTAAACaatgcatattttaaaaaaggttgaatAAAGCATCCATACATTTGAATTTTAATATGTAAACTGTTCAGAAAGCCATAACACATTGGACAGACAACATGAACATTGAATGAACTCCAAATGGTAGCAGGGGAGGAAAGCGTGGGCCTAGTgcagtgctctggtaagaaactctgttgttgaAGGTCGTTCCTCATTGCTTCCCCCATTCAGTTCAAGTGACCCTTCAGTTGTCTCCCTGCAGGTCTTGGACAGTCTTGTAAGACATGCACCAGTTTCCTCTGCCTGCCCCATTAGTTAAAGcaggaatgaaaaaaaacagtatGTCATTTGTAACGAAACTAATATTTAATTGCTTCCAACCGTATCTGCTCCCTATGAGGGAAATAACCTTGAACTTGGCTGTCTTGTTGGATTTCGTTATTTGAGAATTAAAGAACTACACTTGCATTTGTAATAtcatacaatttctttctgtcTTGGCCACTGTTTCTATCTTACATTTCTTTCAGCCTTGGCCACTGTTTCTATCTTACATTTCTTTCAGCCTTGGCCACTGTTTCTATCTTACATTTCTTTCAGCCTTGGCCACTGTTTCTATCTtacatttctttctgtcttggTCGCTGTTTCTATCTTACATTTCTTTCAGCCTTGGCCACTGTTTCTATCTtacatttctttctgtcttggTCGCTGTTTCTATCTtacatttctttctgtcttggCCACTGTTTCTATCTTACATTTCTTTCAGCCTTGGCCACTGTTTCTATCTTACATTTCTTTCAGCCTTGGCCACTGTTTCTATCTTACATTTCTTTCAGCCTTGGCCACTGTTTCTATCTtacatttctttctgtcttggTCGCTGTTTCTATCTtacatttctttctgtcttggCCACTGTTTCTATCTTACATTTCTTTCAGCCTTGGCCACTGTTTCTATCTtacatttctttctgtcttggCCACTGTTTCTATCTtacatttctttctgtcttggCCACTGTTTCTATCTtacatttctttctgtcttggCCACTGTTTCTATCTtacatttctttctgtcttggCCAATGTTTCTATCTtacatttctttctgtcttggCCAATGTTTCTATCTtacatttctttctgtcttggccaatgtttctctcttacatttctttctgtcttgaccaatgtttctctcttacatttctttctgtcttggccaatgtttctctcttacatttctttctgtcttggccaatgtttctctcttacatttctttctgtcttggccaatgtttctctcttacatttctttctgtcttggccaatgtttctctcttacatttctttctgtcttggccaatgtttctctcttacatttctttctgtcttgaccaatgtttctctcttacatttctttctgtcttggccaatgtttctctcttacatttctttctgtcttggccaatgtttctctcttacatttctttctgtcttggccaatgtttctctcttacatttctttctgtcttggccaatgtttctctcttacatttctttctgtcttgaccaatgtttctctcttacatttctttctgtcttggccaatgtttctctcttacatttctttctgtcttgaccaatgtttctctcttacatttctttctgtcttggccaatgtttctctcttacatttctttctgtcttggccaatgtttctctcttacatttctttctgtcttggccaatgtttctctcttacatttctttctgtctttgcCACTGTCTCTATCTTAAATTTCTATCAGTCTTGGCCACTGTTctgtttatgttttgtatatgattttgtttaatgttcatacaatattttttgttagtaaAACTGAAACACGATGAATCCGTGGTACTGTGCTTTATAAAtctgtatattttggttttctgtaattatcatgttttgtttggtgtaatgcacaaattgaaagacaaatttatgggtaataaacattattagtattattatgtaTTGATATGTTTACAcagaaatatttcaataaactGTCCAAATAAATGAATACATTTCATCTCTCAGTGCTTCCATTCACTTGTTGTGATACGATATCGTTTTTAGTATTTATATGAGAATAAAggtaaaatataagaaaacttaaaaaaaaacaaaaaaaacaacaacattatattGAGTGTATTGCATtgcttttaattatttgttaaccatcaagtaattaaattttaatagatCAAGACCATTGATGCCCAACCTAGTTCGATCTGctggccattttaattttcaactCTAGTGTCGAGGGCCACATgatggaaaagatacaaaaacttaatgaaagTATTTTAGTTAAAAACCCGTAGAtatagtacttacattaattaatgggatagttGAAGAATGACCAATTGATACCTTttgggtgtatccggtgtatataaaactgcccacaggttgtgacgttgctggtcagtgttcaggccttttatGACGATTGGTGTTGGTCGGGGCTCAACACATGATcagtcaaccgtctttctccatttctagCTGCCGTTTGCCTTGGTTAGAATTCTCACTGGACCGAGATGTCCTGAAGACGCTTGTTGGTGGCCATTACGGTGCCATTGCCCCATAAGGGGCCTCTGGCAGTGATGAGATGAACTTATGCCAACACCATgctcaatgcgctatggtccaatctcatgtCTGGACCACTTTGGGGAGGGGGTATATGGGAGGCTTCTGTCCTGCCTTttggcgctcagcaaacacagctcTGCACAAGTCGGGATTCCAACTCAAGGCCCCATGATAGGTTACCGGCTTTTTTTTGGCTACTCAGCCGTACATCTCATATCTGTAGTGTTAATGTATTTGATTGGTTAGttaatgtacactttggtttcttatagttataatgtttttttgttcggtgtaatgcacaaattgtaagacaaatttccttacggataataaagattattattattattattattaatgtgaACCGGATGttgaaaatctaaaaataaagcCAAGAGGAGATcactgtgtttaaaatgtattgagGAAATCCCACATAGTCCACCCCTGATTTAATAAAACCTAAAATTAGATTTGAATCAAAGTCATACCCCCCTCCTCTCCCGGAGactcggtggctgagtggtaaagcgcttggctttcaaacttgaggtcccgggttcgaaacctggtgaagactagaatttctaatttcgagatctttagtgcacctctgagtccacccagctctaatgggtacctgacattaattggggaaaagtaaaggcggttggtcattgtgttggccacataacaccctcgttgaccgtaggccacagaaacagatgacctttacatcatctgccccatatatctcaaggtctgaaagaggtagtataaattttgtttcctCTGCTGGGACATGAAACATATTCCATTCATTCATTAAGTGATCAGCAAGTGAATGCGTCCCTAAACATCTTCATTTCTAATGTTCGCCTCTCACTCGACACGAGAGCGTGACCAACTTTCTGTTCTCCTGTCAAAATACGCCAGGGCGCCATCAGCCACACTTTCCACCTCCACCTTTCTAAACAGCTTTGTGTGAGGTTTTCCATGTTATCACTCCCCGTGGGGGCTCCCGCATGCGCCACACGCGCGGCAACAAACAATCATGGGGGCAAGTTTTCACCCAAGAGTCTGATTTCATCTTTCGGTTTCTTAGGAGCACAAAGTAAAGGATCCGAAAAGGAACGTGCCGCCATTGTCGACAAGATCAgccattttgtttatttgagCCACTAATTACTTTTAACGGATCCAGATGAAGTTAAATTAACTGGCGTGCGACTCTGCAGCAGATGAAATGGGAGGAGTGCCTCTCAATACCACACAGACATAAACACGAAAGGGGAGATGAGCACGCTGTATTTCTGTTTCAGGATGTATTCGAGTTACTTCCCATGTCAAACCATTTTAATATTGTATAGATTGAAGGACAAATAACGTCtccaaataattattattacaattcctcttattagcttgcaaactcttcctGGGTAGAAGGGCATTGGAAGGACAcggattttaaaaatgtctgtaACGATTtgtctagaaatttgacagtttatgtatatgttTGTGACAAAAATACTTGCTAAATGACCGCAAAAGGGTAAACTTTGGTTTAACCATTATAATTATACAAACACAAGTTTGTATTGAGGTAGCTTATCCAAACACAAGCTTGTATCGAGGTAGCTAATCGAAACACAAGTTTGTATTGAGGTAGCTGATCCAAACACAAGTTTGTATTGAGGTAGCTGATCCAAACACAAGTTTGTATTGAGGTAGCTGATCCAAACACAAGTTTGTATTGAGGTAGCTAATCCAAACACAAGTTTGTATCGAGGTAGCTAATCCAAACACAAGTTTGTATTGAGGTAGCTAATCCAAACAAAAGTTTGTATCGAGGTAGCTAATCCAAACACAAGCTTGTATCGAGGTAGCTAATCCAAACACAAGTTTGTATCGAGGTAGCTAATCCAAACACAAGTTTGTATTGCGGTAGCTGATCCAAACACACGTTTGTAAAGAGGTAGCTAATCCAAACACAAGTTTGTATAAAAGTCGCTAATCCAAACACAAGTTTGTATTGAGGTAGCTAATCCAAACACACGTTTGTATTGAGGTAGCTAATCCAAACACAAGTTTGTATCGAGGTATCTAATCCAAACACACGTTTGTATTGAGGTAGCTGATCCAAACACACGTTTGTATAGAGGTAGCTAATCCAAACACAAGTTTGTATCGAGGTATCTAATCCAAACACACGTTTGTATTGAGGTAGCTGATCCAAACACACGTTTGTATAcagacacatttgtacaaa contains the following coding sequences:
- the LOC129927305 gene encoding zinc finger protein 37-like encodes the protein MLTLANVLPGCRVHPGSSSGLQDSHANIDFQAMGSRVSLTGQCPLEYFGHAFSSYGHGNPLPATPFSDNIRLTPSCCNPVVTQRPVIQIYPTFVNVTNVQGEPRRTQPTTHQGKPRSLFSLESGAARQGRLPPISMFSSLAHRPLAHNAPVSKICGDASGSSETGFELNTVNEPSYLNQFQYSVQIVQTKDTNQVLKSTRVVKSKSSIRKRVTSSVSYCKKLKGMVSADLTHSIASILKTTKQITDADPSAERTPRAPLGDDVIRNRELKYSNSDGHLVSSDASLEETDDDIDVTSCSGDELDHDDEVSVVASPSQNEADFLRQHDEKKMDGYRCDIEANHKGDKSKQSHEDDMTNSKEDLSALDTHILQYTKNAKTEDLNMMNHSHCAEDSRSSPPIRLKSNLPTKTLPPIESLCQPSVRNNQDGRSAFKPIAKNCQGTENQWTASEEDHSPNQEMLHFLTTDAVREKCSLNNWEAEIDINLKYKENDKQQQQKPKGDISTTDALDMLRRQSLMYQNQGFPDHYRTNGNLPNTPLAWFQWLRHRDTHHGRHLGPHHAEPPHVARCPPPRYFCEACNKTYSTFGGLSKHRQFHCVEHIRKEFACNVCSKSYSSLGALKMHIRTHTLPCKCHVCGKAFSRPWLLQGHVRTHTGEKPFRCSHCGRAFADRSNLRAHLQTHAEIKKYACRKCGKTFSRMSLLTKHSEGSCPGNSKTLT